One Pectinophora gossypiella chromosome 10, ilPecGoss1.1, whole genome shotgun sequence genomic window, ggaaagagacggatgattcacagctcttaattttaggaagaatgagtaaatgaatgtataacccgggcgaatcaaaaaggtacgtcgctggtatccaatccatttgacgtgctgtctacttaactgtgtcgggtttttgactgatgtaaaatttttagacggttgttttagatttgtgcttaaaattgacgtgtgttccataaattttatgcttgttgattacccgtccctttccttttcggcggataagaaaatgacagatataacttaaaataaaattagatggtatttacaggaattagcaccaataataattttgttattaattttattgcagttttcactaaaatatttggctccattatagacggcgatacggctcaccacctaacacgctggtctaacagaaggctcggagaatgtaggtacttagtttatagaggagctcggtggcgcagcggttaactcgctcggtctgcgattgttgaagttaagcaactttcgcaaaggccggtcataggatgggtgaccacaaaaaaaagttatcatctcgagctcctccgtgcttcggaaggcacgttaagccgttggtcccggctgcattagcagtcgttaataaccaccaatccgcactgggcccgcgtggtggtttaaggcccgatctccctatcctacCTGCATATTTGGTTCACTAAAACACTTGgctccattatagacggcgatacggctcacaacctaccacgttggtctaacagaaggctcggggagtgtaggtacttagttcatcttgcgatgaatgtatttttccttttttaaatgatattttctaatttgtaattgtattataataattttaatttatatggaaTTACATTCGATtacggttattattatttaatgatgttatatttaactagcttttgcccgcgacttcgtccgcgtgacGTGTtatagagatctttgtgtgtgtgggagcgcatgccaaatttcaagcgtctaacttaagtggtttagatttatcatacaaaaggattttcccgctaattcccgttcccgtgggaatttagggaattcctttcttagtgcacctctacggtacctaagctacgtcccttccaaatttcaagtgcctacgtttagccgtcaAGGCTGTGCGTGGATATGTCAGTcggtgagtcagtcagtttctccttttatatatttagattagatatTTTATTGACATTATTTCTTTCTTATCATCCATcaatttccttttcggcggataagaaactgacagatataacttaaaattagatggtatttacaggaattagcaccgctGTCTGCCCTTAATCGTCTTTATCAAACGTATAAGGTCTCACCTGGAGGGTCTCACGACGAGGATGTGTTTCGATGGGAAGTTGTGTGACAGTAGGCGCGCCGTACTCTCCAGGTTCCACTTCAAGTAATTCCGGTTGTCTCGATGCGCCTGCATCACTTCTGGATAATCCTGTAGAACACCATAGAGAAACAAAAGTCAAACAAATACGTCTCACGCCTTACAACACTAGTAActaattaattagttcagtgattttttaagtgaagTGTAagtgtgttatttatttatattgtggaccttcattgttcaaaatttcttgtttgtgatttgtgtggtcaataagtaaataaataaataaaaaaaaacctcaaaaagtttgtttgtttttcttaattggtgttttttttttgtccgtGTGTAATGTAATTACGTTGTCTGTGTGTAACTTTTTTTATGGCcatcgcctgaaataaatgctttttatttttttttattttttttaaatgcgtgccacttgattttgttcgtattttgacagaacgacatgacttatttgggttcacatattagcaccaatcgacaaaacgatataattatatcgtcagaagcgataaaattaccgtgacaaaattttatcacgttgcgcatgttactggtgtcagggtaacaaACAAACGACGAcgattgctgtttagcaataaggccgcctattgtgcttatgtttttattcgcatgtttaatacctttgtatatgttgttgtgcaataaagtattattgattgattcttcttctatcgtgtgggttgtaaggtggagtaccaacctcatcaaccctggtgtcggggttactattgagccgccagaggcccctgacatggctcatgtaacgactacttacttacataagtaaatagtaaccgggaccaacggcttgattgattgattgacaaaccaaaaaaaagataaaaaaagaagaagataaagatttattacatgcatacatacactcacgcctatttcccaccggggtaagcagagactatagaattccatttgcttcgatcctgacacacttctcttgcttcctccacattcatcaatcgcttcatacacgcacgccggttcagagtagatcgtattaaaccttttctaaggacatctccaatttggtcaatgtaagtccgtctcggtcttcctctgctagccctaccatcaacttttgctttgtataccgcttttgcaattctattatccttcatccgccctacgtgtccaaaccaacctaacattcccttcccaatcatagtcactatatcgtcttttacaccacatctcaagATTTATTGATTAAGATAATGATTATTGGTACCTGTACATCCCCACCGAAGAATACCAGCGTCTGGGGGCTGGTGAGGGGCGCGGGGGCGCGCGCGGCCGGCGTGAACAGCACGTCGTTGAGGCGGCCCTCCAGCCCCGCCACGCGCCGCAGCCGCAGCGGCAACatggcgcccgcgccgccgctcaCACCAGCTCCGGGCGCCACATGGCTGGACACCaacggagtttttttttttttttttaaagaacgtctagggccctgtgccgagggtttcttgcagcttcttttccccggctatgaaggttgtgagaagctgcagtagttttaggcggatgagacgttcgttatgtaaaaattgacgattcaaagtgtaactatgctacctactgaataaagatatttttgaatttgaatttgcagccactgttgatacgaagtccaaagatggatatgatgaaccttatggtgataagcgAACATGGGGAGGGTGGAGGGAGGGTGGGTAATAGtggctttttttgacgttgtctttgattacttgtggctctgcccaccccattagggattacgggcgtgagtttatgaatgtaatttgaatttgttaaggTCGTTCGTCCAACATATTAATTCGACTGCTGGCAGTTAACTACCGAGCAGTCTGATGGTGGGGAGCTTCTCGACACTAAGAAGTTTGGCAATTTATGTTGTCaatataaactattttatatacccgtttttcacagggtcctcttaccaaacctgaagataaactaaacaataaaacaaactcaatataaactatataaaaaaaataaaaggatcaaagtttttttttattccatttttGTGCCGAAACATTTGACTGGTCaactgaccataagcagttattATGACTTGGTTTTTAGTGGCGTGCAGGACAGGCCCCCCTCATTAGAGGCCTGCCTTCATTAAAGTGttactatattatttatatagtttagatatcatcaaaaaaaaaggataaaagTAATCAATAAAATACCAAATTATGTATAGtaaatgcatttattttaaaaagcatAAGAGACAtgtatttttacttattaaaaattacaGTAATGGCATACCGTGAacactatacaaaaatctcattcttacaaTGTGCCGCTTAACacgtaagcatagaataaggaataatactacatatagaaaagcaactctccgctccccaccaacgtctgagctaggtttacctcaccccgtgACAAACACAGTTTAGAtttaaatcgtatggcgtcagacgtcacacacacaggtgcgcgtgtacgatgacgtcagtgtgtagtgtctgtgtaaaccgaggtgttttgtatgaagtgtcgggGGTGTGACATATACAGCTATttgagactaaagtaagatgcagagggggtgaagtcgacgcccgatacgaattggtgcggagggTTAccgctttaataataatatcatcatctccctaacattttcctgtttatcacagggtccgcttacttaacctgaagatttgacaggtccggttttttacagaagcgaagttttaattataatatattattctttattttgtgGTAATGGTATGgtagatcgcgaggagtggaaatctgttattcgagccctacgcCCTTAAAAAGGGATTAATTATTATGTCTAAAAATATATACTGGTTTTTGCTTCTTGTATTAACAATAACAACATGCATGATTTCCTTTATTTACACATAatccatacataaaataatCTACAGTTGTCTCCAACCTTTTTTGGAGACATGATTTTAAATCTATGTTTTACCTAACTATCCATAATATTGTTCTACTTATTatctattctattattatttatgcctgttttgtttatgataatACTTCGTATCATTCATACACACTGTAATTTTCAGAGTGATGTCATCCAAGCAGTTCTTCAGGTCTTCTCTTAGTTCTCTGACCTTCACACGTACGTCTTCACACATGAGGTTATAACACATTGCAACCAACCCCATACCCAGTAATACGTAGATAAAGTTTATAACAAGCTTTAAATGCGAACCACCTGCCGAATCAGCTATGTTCGCTCCAGGTACAAAATCCCCGAATCCAATCTTACATAAACTGATAACACAGAAGTATGTAGAGTCTAAATAGTTCCATTTCTCCCAAGCTCCAAACATTATTGTTCCTGTGAGGATGTAGAAGGAAATCACCCACAAACATGCAGTTGATGGTACGGTGATCTTTCGTTTTGGCTGTATTTCACCATCTTCAAACAATGGGTCCTCTCTTCTACTACATTCATGTGCAGTAATGTATAACCATTTAAAAGTTTTCGCTAAAACTTTCCCCATGTTGCAGAAGTATAGAATGTAAATTGGTATTCCGAAACAAGCGTAAGCAATGGTCACGATTTTACCCCATACCGTTTTAGGTACAACATTGCCATAACCAATCATTGTGAAGACAGATAAAGAGTACATTAATGCAGCAGGAAAAGACCAGATGTCTTCAGCAGATCTTCCATTATACCCAGTATGAATTGCTGAAGTGATGTTGCTTTGGTAACCAACAAGAATATCATTTACGTTCTTCTTGAACAGTGGTTCGTCAAGAGTGTTAATAGTTTCAGCTATTTGCCACATTTTTTCCACACAGTTCTGTCTCCAACGTCTCACATCTTCCAGTTGCTGGTCAGGACTATCCCTTTCTATGTGCATGAAGCTTGCTGCACCGAGTATTGCATAGCAGACGACGAGAGCACCAACACCCACTTGTGTAAACATAAACGCTATGAATTTTCGAAGGCAGTCTTTGATTTTTTCTCTCGGATCACTACCGGCTGTCGATGAGGAGTCCCTGCTCCTCATGGAGCCGTGGAAACTCGCATGCAGGGGGTGATGTCGGTCCATTATGAAGGAAAAAAGGATATTTCCACGGACTAACGCCGTAGCGTAAGTATTCGTTCAACTGGTAACGCAGGTTGGCGGCAACTATTTTAAGAACATTCTTGGCGACCCGCCAAAACATGTTGTTTGATTACAAAACAGACTGAAGCTGCGGTGTACACGAAAAAGGCgtgtttttaacatttttatcaattttagTGAGGTTTTTATCTTGTCGCGGGAACGTACCGCTAATCGttattgttaaatatttttgtgttcagAAAAAATGTACGGAAATGTATAGGTTTTACAAACATTTTCGgaatatataaacaaaatttCCAAACTATATTTTCATCTACATACCTGTTAATTGAAAAGCCCTTTGTGGAGTCTCCCCGACAAACAATTCGATGCTTAAGTTTTCTTAGGAGGTCCGTAGTTGTTCTTTGCAAAATTTGCATCCaaagaaacaaaatagaaaatctGCTGCTTACAAATATCACACTGATCTTGAAGTATAGTAAGTACGTGAAATATTTTATGagatgaaaatatataaaatctaaAATCGTATCGGCATAGCAAATCGCCAAacgcctaaacaaaaaaaatattagttcgTTTAGAAAATAGAATTTGACAACAAAATCACAACTGTCAAataagtttttgttttccccgaagggtaaggcaaagggaactatgcccatacagccatgtctgacgtattttttttcttgatgattaatgaaatgatgaaaggtgatgatgatgaaacctaagcccccaccctcggagtagactcctactccgaaccccaaacgaattaactcaaaagtccgcataaacttttgagttatgaagcggcttcctgacacgaagcgaaaataggcagatacactttgtttattgaatactccaatataataacactcgcgaatgtcttccgactaacttaatgcgatcattaaccacaaaacaccacttcgtattaattatttagattattcaatgaagaaagcaactgtcccgttcccgtttcccgccaaaaagcctgtcaaataagacaaaaaaaaaatatatctgatcTTTAGATTTTTGAACGTAAAGTAGACGTAAAGCTAGGTACACACCAAAATCAtaaccaaagaccttgtatagaatagacggagcatatttaagacgaaagaaaaacataggttttgtctttcgcactcatgtgagccgtcataagttaaaaagagataaatatactatcgtcgtaacgtcttttgtactcgtgtagcgggtttgttatagaaacgtacctatagtatatgtttttgtatcagaaccactagtgccgttccatgtctttatcgacattattattggctaaatatttcatgttagtccaagatctaaaaaaatatacattacaaaaatgattaattaaatacagaaataacgacctagtatccatacctgggtgggtagaaccacatgtaaattagttaaaacgatacctatttgtaccctgatagaaagatacctaagaagaaccgtacgttgcggtgacagattcagaaccacttattcaacgtaattagtCTGCCAGAAACTGCGCGCTATTTTGGCCAAATTCTATATTATTGGAAATAGGATCCCGTATAAGATCAGAAGAACAATGTACATAGCACTAGCTGAATCGATTATATCTTACGGGTTAAGTAGTTATGGCAGGACTTTTAAATCACATcttaataatatatacaaattgcagttaagattattaaaaatgattgtaccttttaatataaaaaataattgtaaaaatgaATTTGATCTGTTTAGTTTCTGTAAAGTCCTACCGgtgcattttaaatttaaactcgaaattttaaaagaacaatattttagaactgaattatataattatactacACACGATAAAATAACACGGCAAGTAACAAaccaaattttattaaaaccaaaatatcAAAACTTTTACGGTAAAAGAACATCTAATTATATCATACCCGATTTAATTAACCAGATACCCATTCAAACACGCGGAAAAATAACACCAGGAAATGCAACGCAAATCATTAAAGACGTTGTATTCCAATGGGCCGAAAAACATTATGGCGCAAACCATCCTGTATGTGGTGTGAGCAGCTAGTGCGAAACAGGTTTGCAGCCAGCCCGATGATCGCACTCGGAACCTATTGTGGCGCGTAGTGGGTATCAATAGTTTAAGTTAATTGTAGTAATTTTAAAGCGGAATGTTCATCAGGACAAACCCTTTTGGGGTTTATTGATGTGatctattgtttttagtttataagtttgtataagtttaaataaaaaaaaaaaaaaaaaaaaaaaaaattatcatggacaaacttgttaaaggtcaatttatcatttttgaatctatgtcatttcgcaaggtgttatggccgaggaggtcgaggacggtccatctagtccacatatactatagtatcattttaatacgacattgcggccaccctttggttgctataaatcacatacctacccttttataaaaattaaatacacgtttttcattgacttgaccggaaatcgaatcggctctcgatacaagaagtagacgaccttctagtatatttcggggattatctcaatgcgattaaagaataaaagcaaatacttctttataagatttttattcaatatagttagaatacaatgactacgaagcactgaacaattccgacttttggtgataaaaaaaaatatttcctcttgttcactttctttagaagtgtatagtgtcggctctggtcgttataactttacctgcaagaatggcacatattaacgtggagcacacaaatacacaagcattgcatgtttacacattgcacatagaaggaataatcacaggtaattacaaaaatagttattcatactaattatttatagaaggtataatcacaggtaattaccaaaatagttattcatactaattattttgtgcaatagagaatatttgtattgtattgaaatattttttccatgctaatgtaggatacaaaaacgaaatagctgcaaatttatctataaacttataactaaacttaaactcaccttatgtgagatatgtgagtgaatattgttggtactgcatctctatgtaatatttttgtttggtatcctgctcgatagaaagcaagatacatcgaaatgtaattagcacaggcttaaataaggagaaggcgtccttcagaagagagaattatctcgtttcatggtctgaatctaattgtttcttaatttcttgtttcgtaaattaggatatttaggaaatctggaaaatacaatatctttatgtaatcttcatccaaatcggaaacaggtcgaaaaataaattaaacgtgaatagaataacgcaacatgtagatgttacattcaaacataatattatgttatcgatatcaaaggacaacactacttataatactttgggtacatgatctgtcaaagctgattaacgtaaaatgtgaaatcaattatttgtacaaatgtgacggctttgctgaaaatatgcgtctgcatcgtgtttagggctcaataaactttacaaaaaccagaccaggtaatgtatttcttgcacacaaacatgtattatgtggtcgataacttacccatggtgagacattgtttgatcgttgtccattataacacccattctactctcacaaccaatagctacgcaagccatggttcataatgaataactatttcacagattgtttatataaaaagttaaaataatgtcccaaaacaccaaaaaactaacggcaggtttggtatccagctgactaccacaacatctcaaaacggtaaacactgacgttctagacagcggtgtttgtctatgtttgtttcttttttccacagagattgttgccatagggaagaaagagagctgtgatagtttgatcgtcattctaaaatattatccgtctattctatacaaggtctttgatcATAACCTAGTATTTGGCTACTACTTGCTAATATAATCGATCGACTCTAAGcaattaaacttttatttacaccataaacaaaacagttatataacaaaaatattagaaaaatatgaaacaaaacaaataaaattaaaataaaactaaaacaaataaacagaaaataaaataaattatgtacacttaaactaaactatattaattaagaagcccgcctcgaatcgtacctggtgcaaatgtacccataatgctggctgcgtttccgcgttgaacaGCCAGCGATATGCGTTGCACCAGATACGATTCTGAGCGGGGATCCGCTCCACTATTTCTGAGGCGCCGCCCCAACTCGCGCACAAAGCTCCTGGCTTCAGCGCACCATACCCCACTCACCTCCACCGCGAAGGGAATGAAAATATATGGCCCTTCAAGAGCCTTATACTTAGCCCGTTTTTGTAAAGCGGCCCATTCGGCAGCAGAACCAGCCATCCGGGTTGTTCGGGGCAAGTGAGAGGCCGCGTAAGTGCTGACGCATGTGGCGTCCCACACTAAACAGCGACCCTTCTCCCAAGGTGTAAGAGTTAGCCCATCTGGTCGCTTGCCGTCAGAGCGACACAAACCAGGGGGCTCGAGTGAGCTCGGTATGCCGGCCGACACCAAGGCGCGGCGGATAATATCATTGAGCATGTGGTGTCGAGGAAAACGACCCGCTGACTTGCCACAGCTCAAACCGTGATAGCCTCTGGCATCTACCGGTGCTCCACAGATGCAGTTGTGCGGTTCACAAACGCTGCATCCGAGTCTGAGTGCCACAGCGACCCTAAGTGATCCATCATCGAGGGCAGTACCTAAATGAGGCGAGGGGAGAGCAAGAAGCCATGCACCTGACTCCCGGCAAGATGCCGCCTTAAGGCGAGCGATGTCCACTCCAGAGGCTACTTCTAGTAGCTCAGCAACTCGGATTTCGCAAAGCTGCTCATCCCACCATCGCTGCATACTCGGGTTCTCCGGGCGATCAGTGGCCGGGCTCACAAGAGACCAGGCGTCCAAAGCTTCCCCTACATATGGAATGTCGAAACTGTCACCCTGCACGTTAAGTAATTTAGTAACTAATTCGACAACCCCATGAGAAGAAGCCAAGAAAGCCGAAACACCTGTATCCCGTACACGCCTAACACCCAGTCCCCCATGTCGAACAGGCAGTGACGCTTGCAACCATTGTGCCTCGTCAAGGTGTACATTGAGGATGGTCTCCAGCGTGTCCTTAATGTCATTGTCTATCTGAGTAACCTCTTCTGGAAAAAGCCACGTTGGAGAGGTTCTCATTAAATACACCAGTTTGGGCATAGATAAACAGCTTCGGAAGAGTGTGAGAGAAACGTGGGCTGGTAAATGGCGCAGATGCTGACGCGCTTGAGCAAGAATCTTCCGCTTGTTTTGTAAAGAAGCCGGTATCGCATCCTGGAATATTGGCGAACCCAACAGTGAAAATGACTGTtggtctaaaattttcatgtccGGCAGAATGTTTAAGAAATCTGGGATGGAATCTCTAGCCGTATGTCCGCATGGGTACAGTTCACATTTGGCGCTATTAACAACAAGCCCAATGTCTTTCAACCTGGGAATCAGCGACCTCAAATCGTTGGCAACAATTTCAGGATCGCCACCAATTGTGCCATCATCAAGATACCACACATTAAGTGGCGCCCCCAAAGAAGTCACGATGTCATTGATTGCAAGGCTGAATAACAGGGGTCCAAGTGGGTCGCCCTGCTGGGCGACCCGATCGACTTTATCTTGACTGTGCTGTACGCCGTGTATCcgaatttttttattgatttttgatttttttccgcAGTTGTCAAACTCAAAATTCACACGTTTTCTTGGCGTTGTTTTTTGTCCGGCgttacatttttataacacaTAAGGTTTTATTTCAGCTTTTGTGATGTAGAAAGTAATCCAGAAATTATTTCCGATGCACATCTATAAGTTTTCATTTGATTATGTGAGTAATTTTACGTTTTTAAGGCGTTTGGTTATGACCGTAAAAGCTTAGGATTTTATCGATGTCAAAGGGACGCTTTTCTTTCTTGAATGTTCCGATAACAAGAGAAATTAAAGAAATAGTATTTCTCTGTgcatttatgtaatatttaatgagtacttaacttatttagaGTAGACAATTCCTATCAAGGTCATGGCTAGAACTaagagaaagaaaacattttgtttCAGACAAAATCTCAATCATAAACATGTAGCGGCACAAAACTCACGATGTTAGCAATAGCGGCGCCCCTAGAAACCATTTGACATGAAATAGACATTGTAATAGATGGACCATACATAGACCTGCCACAATGGCTTCACCTGTTGCGGACGCGGGCTCGAGCGCCGGCGTCCCGGGCCGCAAGCTCACCACGATCGATTTAGTTGGGGGCATCTACTGTCACATCTGCACTTTGACTTTTGGTAATAAAAAAGAGTATGACAGCCACTACTTGATGC contains:
- the LOC126369984 gene encoding TWiK family of potassium channels protein 7, with product MDRHHPLHASFHGSMRSRDSSSTAGSDPREKIKDCLRKFIAFMFTQVGVGALVVCYAILGAASFMHIERDSPDQQLEDVRRWRQNCVEKMWQIAETINTLDEPLFKKNVNDILVGYQSNITSAIHTGYNGRSAEDIWSFPAALMYSLSVFTMIGYGNVVPKTVWGKIVTIAYACFGIPIYILYFCNMGKVLAKTFKWLYITAHECSRREDPLFEDGEIQPKRKITVPSTACLWVISFYILTGTIMFGAWEKWNYLDSTYFCVISLCKIGFGDFVPGANIADSAGGSHLKLVINFIYVLLGMGLVAMCYNLMCEDVRVKVRELREDLKNCLDDITLKITVCMNDTKYYHKQNRHK